The window TTTTTATCCCAAGGCTCTGTAGAAGATCTCATGAAGCCAACAGAATACCTAAGCGGCATGAAATAGCTCCATACACGGGCAACAGAGAGAATATGGGGGACAACGAATCCTTGATCCAACCTATCAATCAAAGTGAGAAAAgagtctctctctccctccctccctcccccctctCTGTTTTCTGCATGGTCTTGGGGGaatatattattcaaattaatttacatCACAAATTTGTTTTTCAGTACCAAAGGTTCCAGCTGAGAAATCAAAGGAGGAACAGCCAACACGACCAAGAACTATGGAGTGGGCTGCAAAGCCTAAAAGAGAAGAGTTCAATGTGCAAAGAACAAGTCAAACCACGAAGCCTGATGATTATGAGACCGACCTGACAAGATTTGATATGGATATCAttaaaccaccaccaccaccaccatcaccGCCGCCACCTCCGCCgccgccaccaccaccaccaccaccacccctTACTTTTGACAAAGTCATTGTAAGACCCATTCCTGCAGCTGAAATTCCAGAAAAGCCTTCCACTAGACCTCTTCCTCTGACTTCTGTGAGGTGTTACACGGTTGCGTCTCTTCAACAATATACAAATAGCTTTTCACAAGAAAACCTGATTGGAGAGGGAATGTTGGGCAGTGTTTACAGAGCACAGCTTCCTACCGGGAAGGTACAttatgtaattaaattattagttgTCCTAACTGTCTTGGTTTTTCTTTAGCTGTAGATTACTAGATTTACTCGCTTACTCATTGAGTTAAAGTTCAACAGAGTTCAGCAGTTATTCGCTGTTAGATATATTACTGggtgattatattaattttccTTTTACCAGTCCTGTTTGCTGATCCCAAATTCTATATCCTTTCAGTTGCTACTAGCTGATGGATAATTGTCCTATAAATATGCACGTATTCATTAAAAACACATGCTCATACTTATTGAAAACTTTTTCTTGCCATGGCTCATTCTTTCCTGCACTTTGCTTAATTCATAATTTTCCATAAACATAGACAATTTAGCTCGTAGATCTTGATGGGATTGTTAGTGTGAAATATGAGCTATTTAGAGCCTCTTTCTTACTCAGAATACAATGTCTCGGTCTAAACAAAATTTTCGACATTACTAATAATGAAGTTCTTAGTTTTTTCCCCACTAGATGCACTTGTATCAGCTCTTTCATCATGAGGGCATCTGTATAATAGAATTCATTGTCACATATTTATGTTGTTAAATGCATCTATAGATACTTGCTGTCAAGAAGTTGAACAAAAGGGCTTCCAGTCAGCTGAGTGATGACGAGTTTGTTGACATGGTGAACAGTATTGACAAAATTCGACATGCTAATGTTGTTGAACTAATGGGTTATTGTGCTGAGCATGGTCAAAAGCTCCTGATTTATGAGTACTGTGGTAATGGGACCTTGCAAGATGCACTACATGCTGATGATGAATTTAAGAAAAGACTATTATGGAATACTCGTATCAGGATGGCACTTGGAGCTGCAAGAGCTTTAGAGTACGTAAAGCTTAATCTAGAATGTTATATTCTACTTGTAAGCAAAGGTTCTGATTCATTATTCAAGAATGAATATTATTGCTTATGACAGTGAACATATTAAGAGGTTAATAAACAACATTAAGATGGTTGTTTATTGATGTGCAGTGACGTTTTTTACTCGGGCATCTGTCAAAAACTTTCTTAATTTTAGAAACATTAGTTATAATCTGCTCTAACTCTGTTAATTTACATCTGTATTTTTATAAAGTAGGAACATGTATACAAGAAATTACAAGTTtatgtttgatgatatttttttcacTAGTTGTCACAATATCTCAAGACAGAGTTTTGGAATCAATTATGTAGGTCTTTTCATCTTAAATGGCTCATACAGGGTTGTCTCTTAGGGCATAAATTATTCAATACCTTATAGAAgaataacaaaaacaaaaccaGATTATCTTTTTTATGTAGTACTAAGCAGCCAGATTTCTTAAAGTTTCTGCTCACTCTGTTCTACTAGTGAAGTTCTTTATTAACTTCTGGGGTGTGGTTATTGTTTTTACCACTGCAAAACAACATATCTTAGTAACAAACTTCCTTGTGTACTAATGATTCTAGTTAATCTATGTTATGAAGGTATCTGCACGATTTCTGTGAGCCACCCATCATTCATAGAAACTTCAAGTCTGCCAATATTCTTCTTGACGATGATCTTGCGGTTCATGTCTCAGAGTGTGGTTTGGCGCCTTTAGCATCAACAGGCTCGGTGAGCCAGGTAATTATATTGTTGATTGCACATGTATTCTTGTATAGAATGGAGACGGGAACCTTTTTATGTCAAAGCTGACTTTGTTGTTTGGCTCAATTATATTACTATAATTAATAGTGAAATAATATCTGAAAGGATGGGGAAAAGAAAGAAATTGTAGAACTTCAGCGAGAATAGTTATAACTGAAAGAACATTTAGCAAGTAATTATGTATAAGATTCCACCTTTATTTGTAACTGTGACCACACAACCTCACTCTTTCTGATTGATTAATCTAATCTGATCAAGGCAAGGCATCTCAAGTTACAAATTTGTTCATATACACTTGTAATGATAGCTAGCACAATGGTATTACAATTAGGTAGGTGATATAGTCATTAAACACCTCCTCAGATCTAAGGAATGACTTTGTCCTAGAATGCTTAGTGGTCTGACATGACTACAGCTAGTCCATGGGCTATATGTACTTTAACTAGTGATTTTTACCTGACTAAGGTTTTCAATTATCATTAATGCAAGGTACCACTGTCTGCCGCTGAtcctaatattaattttttttttctttttgttgacAAATACTTGCAAACTTTATTAAGCAGTGTTAAGGTTAAGGGATAGGAGTAATATAAGTGTAAAAGAATAATATCGTGCTACAACTATATCTAATCTACTTTCTCGCCTTTTGTATTGGCAAAGAACTGCTTATTAGTCTATCCATAAATATTCCAAGTATTTCTAAAAACTAATAAGTGTGTGTTTGAATTTAATTAGTACTATAAAATATTggccaaaataaataaaaactactatgaAATAGCACATAATTGCTGCGAATTAAAGTTCTTCTCTTTCAGTTGTCAGGAAATCTCCTTTCAGCTTATGGGTATGGAGCCCCAGAATTTGAGTCAGGAATTTATACTTCTATGAGTGATGTCTATAGTTTTGGAGTGGTGATGTTAGAACTGTTAACAGGCAGAAAGTCATATGACAGGTAAAAGATTATGAATTGAACCATGTCGCCATGTGATGTTTCTCTTTATTAGACTGATGTATTTTCTTTCAATCTTTTCAGGACAAGGACTCGTGGTGAGCAGTTTTTAGTGCGATGGGCAGTCCCACAGCTTCATGATATTGATGCCTTGTCTGGAATGGTTGATCCTTCTTTAAACGGGGAATACCCAGCTAAATCATTATCACATTTTGCTGATATCATACTGCGGTGTGTTCAGGTGAGTTCCTTTACAGTTTATACAATGTAAATTGCTCATCTTTAAGTGCAGTTTTCTTAGGATACTTTAAGGTAGGAGTCTAGCCTTAAGCTACTTTAAGTCCAGAAAGATAATAGAAGCCAGGACCAAATATACGACTCtgctattttttaaaaagtttgttAAGCCCTTCTCAGCACTGCTTGCATTTAATCTTTGTATAGTGATATGTCAGTACTCTTTATAAGAAAGGAGTTTTGCTCTGAGCTTAAAACAGTACATGTTCCAAACAAGATACACGCTCTCCTACTTGCATCCTAGAgatgttttttatttatataaacacgCCAAGTCATAagaaatttatgaatatatttagCAAACATGGAAATGCAAATGCGATGCCTTGTACAATTAGGCAGAAGGGGAGTTTCATTCATTGTGAAGATCAATCGTACTAATGATTTTTGTGTGCGAGCAACTAAGTAGGTGTGAGACACCAAAAAACTCAGCCTAGTTGGTCACGAGTGAACGTGATATTGATCTTGTGTTTCCATGATTATTGTCTTGCTTAATAGTAGAGTTTCTTGCTATTGCAGGCAGAGCCAGAGTTCAGACCACCAATGTCTGAAGTTGTTCAGGACCTCATACAAGTGATAAGAAGGGAGTGACGTAGATTAGGCATGGACATTTAGCTCTTACAGTAAAGGAGCACAATCTTGATTTGCCAAAAACAGGCATTAGGCTGGATCCCTCCTTTTAACCGTTCATATTCACAGGGGCATGCCGGCGAGCAAATTATTGGTATGTAGTCTAGAATCTTTTGTATTGGGGAGGGGGTTGCTTCGATTCTTTGTGCTTGGTAGTGATGTCTAATATTCAGGTACACTGGTAGTAACATAGATGCTGCACAATGTGCACTGACCCAGTTATTTGAAAAGTACACAGtataattttgttattgttACCAAATTTTGATGGTGTAAATCTTACTAGATGTATATTTTTTGTGGTTACCTAATTTTAAATCTACATATAAAAAAGCAATGCATCCATTTTCGTTTCGTTGATTAAGACGGGATGTCATCCTATAGCGAGGGGCTCTGGGAATTGGTAATT of the Daucus carota subsp. sativus chromosome 4, DH1 v3.0, whole genome shotgun sequence genome contains:
- the LOC108218614 gene encoding protein STRUBBELIG-RECEPTOR FAMILY 3 isoform X1 codes for the protein MDGRLSGLSDLNWQICGQLCVWLVLIFAARLSDAYTNPGDVAAINSLYVALGSPLLPGWVGVGGDPCADSWQGVQCIDSNISAIIFNAANLGGELGDSLGSFASIRSIDFSGNQIGGNIPSSLPVTLQNLFLSANKFTGSIPSSLSSLSQLSAMSLDNNQLTGEIPDSFQGLTVLVNLDLSANNLSGQLPPSVESLSSLMTFHLQNNQLSGTLDVLQDLPLRDLNVANNMFSGPIPEKLLSIPKFTNDGNPFNTSDSPLSPLSPPSPLPGSRPPAPPFFGVPSSGQTPGKQRPAKQTPSKPADGPSATEESNSKRTGKTNTKKIVWISIASVLFLAILVLLLLLFIPRLCRRSHEANRIPKRHEIAPYTGNRENMGDNESLIQPINQIPKVPAEKSKEEQPTRPRTMEWAAKPKREEFNVQRTSQTTKPDDYETDLTRFDMDIIKPPPPPPSPPPPPPPPPPPPPPPLTFDKVIVRPIPAAEIPEKPSTRPLPLTSVRCYTVASLQQYTNSFSQENLIGEGMLGSVYRAQLPTGKILAVKKLNKRASSQLSDDEFVDMVNSIDKIRHANVVELMGYCAEHGQKLLIYEYCGNGTLQDALHADDEFKKRLLWNTRIRMALGAARALEYLHDFCEPPIIHRNFKSANILLDDDLAVHVSECGLAPLASTGSVSQLSGNLLSAYGYGAPEFESGIYTSMSDVYSFGVVMLELLTGRKSYDRTRTRGEQFLVRWAVPQLHDIDALSGMVDPSLNGEYPAKSLSHFADIILRCVQAEPEFRPPMSEVVQDLIQVIRRE
- the LOC108218614 gene encoding protein STRUBBELIG-RECEPTOR FAMILY 3 isoform X2, with the translated sequence MSLDNNQLTGEIPDSFQGLTVLVNLDLSANNLSGQLPPSVESLSSLMTFHLQNNQLSGTLDVLQDLPLRDLNVANNMFSGPIPEKLLSIPKFTNDGNPFNTSDSPLSPLSPPSPLPGSRPPAPPFFGVPSSGQTPGKQRPAKQTPSKPADGPSATEESNSKRTGKTNTKKIVWISIASVLFLAILVLLLLLFIPRLCRRSHEANRIPKRHEIAPYTGNRENMGDNESLIQPINQIPKVPAEKSKEEQPTRPRTMEWAAKPKREEFNVQRTSQTTKPDDYETDLTRFDMDIIKPPPPPPSPPPPPPPPPPPPPPPLTFDKVIVRPIPAAEIPEKPSTRPLPLTSVRCYTVASLQQYTNSFSQENLIGEGMLGSVYRAQLPTGKILAVKKLNKRASSQLSDDEFVDMVNSIDKIRHANVVELMGYCAEHGQKLLIYEYCGNGTLQDALHADDEFKKRLLWNTRIRMALGAARALEYLHDFCEPPIIHRNFKSANILLDDDLAVHVSECGLAPLASTGSVSQLSGNLLSAYGYGAPEFESGIYTSMSDVYSFGVVMLELLTGRKSYDRTRTRGEQFLVRWAVPQLHDIDALSGMVDPSLNGEYPAKSLSHFADIILRCVQAEPEFRPPMSEVVQDLIQVIRRE